The proteins below come from a single Alnus glutinosa chromosome 9, dhAlnGlut1.1, whole genome shotgun sequence genomic window:
- the LOC133877568 gene encoding uncharacterized protein LOC133877568 isoform X1, with translation MEGDNPTTLMCTVLAIDHTSFCYRVCLVCERTLPDNSTSLCKFCNFNAFNSVSTGSKRLFRVLISIASDTKVFTVICFDRAAKVLFGCSADEFFDFAKLHPFAGVMSFCPCLDKGACFATTLNKRENRSCFIDEGDEDGHSEGRSGAGHHQRGQRVGHTRCWRGWLEVASGGFGVGDASGGARVWHR, from the exons ATGGAAGGTGACAATCCAACAACACTAATGTGTACAGTGCTTGCGATAGACCACACCAGCTTCTGCTACAGGGTCTGCTTGGTCTGCGAGAGAACACTTCCTGACAACTCCACTTCTTTATGCAAATTCTGCAACTTCAACGCCTTCAACTCCGTCTCCACAGGTTCCAAACGCCTCTTCCGCGTCCTA atATCAATAGCATCAGATACAAAGGTGTTCACCGTGATATGCTTTGATAGGGCAGCTAAAGTTCTCTTTGGGTGCTCTGCTGATGAGTTCTTTGACTTCGCCAAGCTTCATCCTTTTGCTG GGGTAATGTCATTCTGCCCCTGTTTGGACAAAGGAGCATGCTTTGCAACAACTCTGAACAAAAGAGAGAATCGTTCCTGCTTTATTGACGAAGGAGATGAGGATGGGCACTCAGAGGGAAGATCTGGAGCTGGACACCACCAGAGAGGGCAGCGCGTGGGCCACACGCGCTGCTGGAGGGGCTGGTTGGAGGTGGCTAGTGGTGGATTTGGGGTTGGGGATGCAAGTGGAGGGGCACGTGTGTGGCATAGGTGA
- the LOC133877568 gene encoding uncharacterized protein LOC133877568 isoform X2, producing MEGDNPTTLMCTVLAIDHTSFCYRVCLVCERTLPDNSTSLCKFCNFNAFNSVSTGSKRLFRVLISIASDTKVFTVICFDRAAKVLFGCSADEFFDFAKLHPFAAVSANRILEGEMFRMTLSKSKNGNAQHLRVASVVPLRSGFLPAIESLRELYGERVGS from the exons ATGGAAGGTGACAATCCAACAACACTAATGTGTACAGTGCTTGCGATAGACCACACCAGCTTCTGCTACAGGGTCTGCTTGGTCTGCGAGAGAACACTTCCTGACAACTCCACTTCTTTATGCAAATTCTGCAACTTCAACGCCTTCAACTCCGTCTCCACAGGTTCCAAACGCCTCTTCCGCGTCCTA atATCAATAGCATCAGATACAAAGGTGTTCACCGTGATATGCTTTGATAGGGCAGCTAAAGTTCTCTTTGGGTGCTCTGCTGATGAGTTCTTTGACTTCGCCAAGCTTCATCCTTTTGCTG CTGTTTCTGCTAATAGAATTCTGGAGGGAGAGATGTTCAGAATGACACTGTCCAAATCAAAGAATGGCAATGCACAACATCTGCGAGTTGCATCGGTGGTTCCTTTGAGATCTGGATTTCTCCCGGCAATTGAGTCTTTAAGGGAATTGTATGGAGAACGTGTTGGTTCTTAA
- the LOC133877567 gene encoding serine carboxypeptidase-like, whose amino-acid sequence MASSSFCHPSPSFVLLLLTLPFLSATSPNNHLHLSSTASFPRLQAEKLIRDLNLFPKDPINTAPPDPSFVAPKIVEKRFNFPHLHYSGPSSEELGHHAGYYRLPHSKSARMFYLFFESRNNKKDPIVIWLTGGPGCSSELAVFYENGPFQIANNLSLVWNNYGWDKASNLLFVDQPVGTGFSYTTDEQDLRHDEEGVSNDLYDFLQAFFAEHPQFATNDFYITGESYAGHYIPAFASRVHQGNKAKEGLHINLKGFAIGNGLTNPEIQYKAYTDYALDMGLIKKSDYDKINKILPGCAQAIKKCGSDGGDDCVNSYVVCTNIFNQIMNIAGNINYYDVRKKCEGDLCYDFSKMETFLNQKSVRDSLGVGDREFVSCSSEVYEAMLVDWMRNLEVGIPALLEDGIKLLVYAGEYDLICNWLGNSRWVDAMEWSGQKQFGASATVPFLVDGEEAGLLKSHGPLSFLKVHDAGHMVPMDQPKASLEMLRSWMQGKLAMTEIEDRVAPK is encoded by the exons atggcatcatCATCATTCTGTCACCCCTCTCCCTCTTTTGTGTTGCTTCTTCTCACTTTACCATTCTTATCTGCAACTTCTCCTAACAACCACCTCCACCTATCTTCAACTGCCTCCTTCCCGAGGCTGCAAGCAGAAAAGCTGATCAGAGACCTCAACTTGTTCCCTAAGGACCCCATTAACACTGCGCCCCCTGACCCGTCATTTGTCGCCCCCAAGATTGTCGAGAAACGTTTTAATTTCCCTCATCTCCATTACTCTGGCCCTTCATCTGAAGAACTTGGCCACCATGCTGGTTACTATCGTCTTCCTCATTCTAAATCCGCAAG GATGTTCTACTTGTTCTTTGAATCACGGAACAACAAGAAGGACCCTATTGTGATATGGCTGACTGGAGGGCCAGGGTGTAGCAGCGAACTGGCGGTGTTTTATGAAAATGGaccttttcaaatcgcaaacaaCTTGTCTCTTGTATGGAATAACTATGGCTGGGACAAG GCATCGAACCTTCTCTTTGTTGACCAGCCTGTTGGAACCGGCTTCAGCTATACAACTGATGAGCAAGATCTTCGCCATGATGAAGAGGGCGTTAGCAATGACTTGTATGACTTTTTGCAG GCATTTTTCGCGGAACATCCTCAGTTTGCTACAAATGATTTCTACATAACTGGAGAATCATACGCTGGACACTACATTCCAGCATTTGCTTCTCGGGTTCACCAAGGAAACAAAGCAAAGGAAGGACTTCATATAAATCTGAAG GGATTTGCTATTGGTAATGGGCTAACCAATCCTGAAATCCAGTACAAAGCATACACTGATTATGCATTGGATATGGGGTTAATTAAAAAATCTGATTACGATAAAATCAACAAGATACTTCCAGGGTGTGCACAGGCGATTAAAAAATGTG GCAGTGATGGTGGAGATGATTGTGTGAATTCATACGTTGTTTGCACCAATATATTCAACCAGATCATGAACATCGCCGGTAATATAAAT TACTATGATGTTAGAAAGAAATGCGAGGGAGACCTGTGTTATGACTTCTCCAAAATGGAGACATTCCTGAACCAGAAGTCAGTGAGGGACTCTTTAGGGGTTGGGGACAGAGAATTCGTTTCATGCAGTAGCGAGGTATATGAAGCCATGCTTGTGGACTGGATGAGGAATCTTGAAGTGGGTATTCCTGCTCTTCTGGAGGATGGAATCAAGCTTCTTGTGTATGCTGGAGAGTATGATCTCATTTGCAACTGGCTCG GGAATTCAAGGTGGGTTGATGCCATGGAATGGTCTGGACAGAAACAGTTCGGGGCATCTGCAACCGTTCCATTTTTAGTTGATGGTGAGGAAGCAGGATTGCTAAAGAGCCATGGGCCTCTCAGTTTCCtaaag GTCCATGATGCTGGCCATATGGTTCCAATGGATCAGCCGAAAGCTTCATTAGAGATGCTCAGGAGCTGGATGCAAGGGAAACTTGCAATGACCGAGATAGAAGATAGGGTTGCTCCCAAGTGA